A stretch of Gadus chalcogrammus isolate NIFS_2021 chromosome 9, NIFS_Gcha_1.0, whole genome shotgun sequence DNA encodes these proteins:
- the LOC130389333 gene encoding zinc finger BED domain-containing protein 4-like, whose translation MQHLSGVSRGGTEPGRFNTSNLIAHLKKHHKKKHEDFRESSKAKQQASCSLQQPTLAESFARRDKLPRDSKKAMAITEKIAQFIVLDDQPLSVVSNVGFKRLMEHLEPRYIIPSRHYIVDKTIPRMHEEVKKCIAAHVEKANAISFTTDIWSSDHRPLSLLSLTAHWVDTDFTLQRAVLHAREFRGSHTADAITHAMEEMLHDWKIEKNKVHVVLRDNAADMKKAMNQLGVSSLGCFAHTLQLVVHEGVLSRRAVSDALANGRKIVGHFKHSPKAYSSLEDLQIELNVTPKRLQQDVQTRWSSTKYMIDSLIHQKRPLHAYSSEENHTLPAILTANQWGLLEKTSKVLTPFEELTTLVSAASATTADVIPSVHALVRFLSKESEDDHGILTMKATLLDAVHRRFRHVESEPLYTVATLLDPRYKDKYFTNPENLGHAKAALKAAVCKVEEELKTTPPPDVTEPVDKTPRMAGASSSLGSIFDEILEESSTAAGPSDQITTGAICEMESYFCEAPIERKSRKEKEEEE comes from the exons AGCCTCATGCTCGCTTCAGCAACCCACGCTGGCCGAAAGCTTTGCAAGACGTGACAAACTCCCACGGGACAGCAAAAAGGCAATGGCCATAACAGAAAAGATAGCCCAGTTTATTGTGCTTGATGACCAGCCCCTGTCTGTGGTGAGTAATGTCGGGTTTAAACGCTTAATGGAGCACCTCGAACCTCGCTACATTATTCCTAGCCGCCACTATATTGTAGACAAAACTATACCCCGGATGCACGAAGAGGTTAAAAAGTGTATTGCCGCACACGTGGAGAAGGCTAATGCTATAAGCTTCACCACCGACATCTGGAGCTCAGACCATCGTCCGCTGTCTCTGTTGAGCTTGACTGCGCACTGGGTGGACACTGACTTCACACTGCAGAGAGCAGTGTTACATGCACGTGAATTCAGGGGATCGCACACAGCTGATGCAATCACGCACGCCATGGAGGAGATGCTGCATGACTGGAAGATTGAGAAAAATAAGGTCCATGTCGTTTTAAGAGACAATGCTGCTGACATGAAAAAGGCAATGAATCAGCTAGGTGTGTCAAGCTTAGGATGTTTTGCTCACACTCTTCAGCTTGTAGTCCATGAAGGGGTCTTGTCACGGCGAGCTGTAAGTGATGCACTAGCCAACGGGAGAAAAATAGTGGGCCACTTCAAACATTCCCCCAAGGCTTATTCGAGCCTTGAAGACCTGCAAATAGAGCTGAATGTCACACCAAAACGTCTCCAGCAGGATGTCCAGACACGATGGAGCAGTACAAAGTACATGATTGACAGCCTCATTCATCAAAAACGGCCACTGCATGCCTACTCATCTGAAGAAAACCACACCCTGCCAGCCATTCTAACAGCAAACCAGTGGGGGCTGTTAGAGAAGACCTCAAAGGTTCTGACCCCCTTTGAAGAGCTAACAACTCTAGTCAGTGCCGCCTCTGCTACCACAGCCGATGTCATCCCCTCTGTCCATGCACTGGTACGGTTTCTCAGTAAGGAGAGTGAAGATGATCATGGGATCCTAACTATGAAAGCCACCCTTCTGGATGCAGTCCACAGACGTTTCAGGCATGTGGAATCCGAGCCCCTCTACACCGTGGCAACACTGCTGGATCCACGTTATAAAGACAA GTACTTCACAAACCCGGAAAACCTGGGACATGCAAAAGCAGCGTTAAAGGCAGCGGTATGTAAAGTAGAAGAAGAGCTGAAGACCACGCCTCCACCCGATGTGACCGAGCCAGTGGACAAGACTCCACGGATGGCGGGTGCAAGCAGCAGCCTTGGCAGCATCTTTGACGAAATACTGGAGGAGAGCAGCACAGCAGCAGGTCCGTCTGACCAGATCACCACAGGGGCAATCTGTGAAATGGAGAGCTACTTCTGTGAGGCTCCGATTGAACGGAAGagcaggaaggagaaggaggaggaggagtag